A single genomic interval of Acidobacteriota bacterium harbors:
- a CDS encoding site-2 protease family protein — protein sequence MSELYQFPPQQFPSPEAQFYRPTIVQRLPQHAPAPPPTEQISFKRLLWHLTLLGLTAVTTTAMGALFLNDGKAPLLSGLIYSFALLMILGSHEMGHYIACRWYGVAATLPFFLPSPLPIFGTFGAVIKIKSPIPSRRALFDIGIAGPLAGFIFALPAAYLAHYFAKAGAPAVPDGETIIFNDPLLFKLFSKLLHLPPNIDGNPLWFAAWLGLLMTALNLLPIGQLDGGHVVYAIFGERGHRFIARLFYLGVVGLAVYSYLRGGWMGWFVWVVILTIMMRFGHPPVLDEEEPLGLARVLVALIGLLVFVLCFMPFPITL from the coding sequence ATGAGTGAGCTTTACCAGTTTCCACCGCAACAATTTCCCTCACCGGAAGCGCAATTTTACCGCCCGACCATTGTGCAGCGTTTACCGCAACATGCGCCCGCGCCGCCGCCCACCGAGCAAATCAGTTTCAAGCGCCTGCTGTGGCACCTAACGTTGCTGGGCCTGACGGCTGTCACGACGACGGCGATGGGGGCGCTCTTTTTGAATGACGGCAAAGCGCCGTTGCTGTCCGGACTGATTTATTCTTTTGCTTTGCTGATGATTCTAGGCTCGCACGAGATGGGCCATTACATCGCGTGCCGTTGGTATGGCGTGGCGGCGACGCTGCCATTTTTTCTACCTTCGCCCTTGCCGATCTTTGGAACGTTCGGCGCCGTTATCAAGATTAAATCCCCCATTCCCAGCCGTCGCGCCCTGTTTGACATTGGCATTGCCGGACCGTTGGCCGGGTTTATCTTTGCTTTGCCAGCGGCCTATCTGGCGCATTATTTTGCCAAGGCTGGCGCGCCCGCCGTGCCCGATGGCGAGACGATCATTTTCAATGACCCGCTGCTCTTTAAGCTTTTTTCTAAGTTACTGCATTTGCCGCCCAATATTGACGGCAATCCGCTCTGGTTTGCGGCTTGGCTGGGCTTGCTGATGACCGCGCTAAACCTGTTGCCGATTGGGCAACTGGATGGCGGGCACGTGGTCTATGCGATCTTTGGCGAGCGCGGGCACCGCTTTATTGCCCGGCTGTTTTATCTTGGCGTGGTTGGGTTGGCAGTGTACTCATATTTGCGCGGCGGGTGGATGGGCTGGTTCGTGTGGGTGGTAATCCTGACCATTATGATGCGCTTCGGGCACCCGCCCGTGTTGGATGAAGAAGAACCGCTGGGATTGGCGCGCGTGTTGGTCGCGCTGATTGGTTTGTTGGTCTTTGTGCTGTGCTTTATGCCGTTTCCGATTACGCTTTGA
- a CDS encoding CBS domain-containing protein: MTLYAADVMIKDVVTVKETMPLKEITQLFREKRITGAPVVNEANELVGVISETDVIRKTTSIGAWSPSTAGQIMTGNAVTVGPNETLQRVCELMFNRRIHRVVVAEGKSICGIITTMDILRAIATHLGQSREDTFAT; this comes from the coding sequence ATGACACTCTATGCTGCTGACGTCATGATCAAAGACGTGGTGACTGTGAAAGAAACCATGCCGCTCAAAGAGATTACCCAATTATTCCGCGAAAAACGCATCACCGGCGCGCCGGTCGTGAACGAGGCCAACGAACTGGTCGGCGTGATTTCCGAAACCGATGTCATCCGCAAAACCACCAGCATCGGCGCTTGGTCGCCCAGCACGGCGGGCCAGATCATGACGGGTAATGCCGTGACTGTCGGCCCCAATGAAACCTTACAGCGCGTCTGCGAGTTAATGTTCAACCGCCGTATTCACCGCGTCGTCGTGGCCGAAGGGAAAAGCATCTGCGGCATCATCACGACGATGGACATCCTGCGCGCCATCGCCACACATTTAGGGCAGAGCCGCGAAGATACTTTTGCAACCTGA